The genomic region TTTTTAAAAAACGTTTTGCGATATGCTCTTTTCAGTTTTTATCATGAATGCGTTTTTCGATTTAAAATCAATACCGTAATGTGCCAGCATCTAGGCCATCCGATTCAACCTTTTGCATCTCAACATTTTCTAATTTGGAGATTTGGGGATGGACTAACGTTATCTTTATGATGGTTATCCTAGCAACCTTAACTGAAGTTTAACTGTTTGATAACTCGATAAAAAAGTAACTATGCCATAATATAACAAGGGATAAATCTTTTTATAAGCATATAAATCTTTAGATTGAAGGAGATGCTGAAAAATGATAACACGACGGTATCCGATAATTGTACAACTTACAACTATTTTTGTGACGACTATTTTATTTTTTCTCGTAATATTGGGATATGTGCTATATAGCTACTCAAACACTATAAGCGCAACAGTAGAATACAGTGATAAAGTAAACACTGCTTCGGCAAGATTAATAATGGTCAAAGATGCCCATACTGATTTTACCCGGGCGTTGTTGAATATGCGTGGTTTTCTGTTTTATGTTGACGGGGCAGCTCAATACGAACAAGGGTATCGCAAAGATTTTGCCAATAGCTATGAGATGGTAAAAAAATATAATGAGTCTGTTCAGACTATTGATGAAGATGCCGACCGATTAGAAAAGCTGCTGGCCGAATATCTTATTCTTGGGGATAACGTGATAGCAGGCAAAAAAAATAATAATCCTGATCTGAACAACCTGATAAGTAGGGGGCGACAATTAGTTGAGCAAATCGATGCTCAATTTGTAGTTGTAGCTCAAAAACAAAGCAATGCCATTAATGCCGACAGCCAATTTCTAATCAATCAGTCAAGAATTCAGAGGCAAATAGGGATGATGGCCGGCATAATTGTAACGATTTTAGTAATACTTATCGCGTTTATCTATAGCAGGAGAGTAACTATCCGTCTGAATAACCTAAAAACTGAGGTGTCAGCGGTTGAAGCGCTGGACTTAACCAGACCGGATTTTCACGCCACTTGTAATGATGAAATTGGCGATATGGCCGAAGCCATCATAAATATGAAGCGCGCGCTACGTGGTGTTGTTGGACAGCTTAAGAGCAGTGCCGCTACATTGGCGGCATCATCCGAAGAACTCACCGCGAACTCGGAACAGTCAGCTCAGGTTGCCAAGCAAATTGCGGCTTCGATTACCGGTGTAGCCACCGGGGCCAACGAGCAATTAGTGGCGGCCAATGAGGCTTCCTCGGTAGTTGAACAGATGTCGGCAGGTATACAGCAAGTATCCGCCAGCACAAATCAAGTTGCCGAGCAATCTGTCCGGGCGACTGGAAAGGCACAGGAAGGCGGAAGGGCAGTTGAAGAAGCAGTTAAGCAAATCATTCAGGTTGAAGATACTGTCAATACTTCAGCGCAGGTTGTGGCTAAACTGGGTGAGCGCTCAAAGGAAATTGGTCAGATTGTCGATACGATTTCCAGTATCGCCAGCCAAACTAACTTGCTGGCCCTTAACGCAGCCATCGAGGCAGCAAGAGCAGGCGAACAAGGAAAAGGCTTTGCTGTAGTGGCCGAGGAAGTCCGCAAGTTGGCTGAGCAATCCCAGGAAGCAGCTAAGAAGATTGCAGAACTGATTGGAGAAATCCAGGAAGACACGGATCAGGCTGTTGGAGCCATGAACGACGGCACGAGGGAAGTAAAAGCCGGAGCTGAGGTAGTTCATTCTGCGGGAATAGCTTTCCGTGAAATCATAGATATGGTGTCACATGTATCAAGCCAAATGAGCGAGAGTTCCACGGCCATTCAGCAAATAGCTAACGAAAGTCAGCAGATTGTGGGAACGGTCAAAACGATTGATAACCTCAGCAAGATGTCATCTGGAGAGGCTCAAAATGTCTCGGCGGCCACCGAGCAGCAACTGGCCTCAATAGAA from Propionispora vibrioides harbors:
- a CDS encoding methyl-accepting chemotaxis protein produces the protein MVKDAHTDFTRALLNMRGFLFYVDGAAQYEQGYRKDFANSYEMVKKYNESVQTIDEDADRLEKLLAEYLILGDNVIAGKKNNNPDLNNLISRGRQLVEQIDAQFVVVAQKQSNAINADSQFLINQSRIQRQIGMMAGIIVTILVILIAFIYSRRVTIRLNNLKTEVSAVEALDLTRPDFHATCNDEIGDMAEAIINMKRALRGVVGQLKSSAATLAASSEELTANSEQSAQVAKQIAASITGVATGANEQLVAANEASSVVEQMSAGIQQVSASTNQVAEQSVRATGKAQEGGRAVEEAVKQIIQVEDTVNTSAQVVAKLGERSKEIGQIVDTISSIASQTNLLALNAAIEAARAGEQGKGFAVVAEEVRKLAEQSQEAAKKIAELIGEIQEDTDQAVGAMNDGTREVKAGAEVVHSAGIAFREIIDMVSHVSSQMSESSTAIQQIANESQQIVGTVKTIDNLSKMSSGEAQNVSAATEQQLASIEEIAVSSEALSKLAQELQAEVAKFRV